The genomic window TTTCTCAGGCACAGGGGTACGCCCTTCCGCCCGGGTGAAGATGACGGTTTGAGTAAGTTCGGGTATAGTCAGCTCCACTCCCAACACGGCAGCTGAGGCGAACACCGAGCTCACCCCTGGTACCACTTCAAACGGGACCCCTTTTTCGCGCAGCAGGGCCATCTGCTCAAACGTCGCCCCGAAAACGGCCGGGTCTCCTGTGTGCAAGCGCACCACGCTCTCGCCCCGTCGGACGTGGCTGATCATGGTTTGGGCGATCTCTTCCAGCGTCATTCCCGCACTGGGGTATATCTGCGCATCGATTTTGGCGCGGGCCACCAGATCTTGGCTCACCAACGAATCGGTGTAGACGACGACGTCTGCCTCTTGCAAAATCCGCAGCCCCTTCACCGTGATCAAGTCAGGATCGCCCGGACCGGCGCCAACGATATACACTTTCGGTTCCAAGCTCATTTTCTCACCACCATCAGTGTCAAGTAGCCGAGACGTGCACCGGCCAATTCCTCCACATGGCGCCAGATCATTTCCTGTTCCGACGTGGCCTTGCTCACCACCATCGCTTTGTCGATCAACTCCAATTCCCGCAACAAATCGATCATCTGGTCGAGCACCTTGGCCACTTTGAGAAACACCACCGCGTCATGCTCCAACAGCGCTTTTTTCATGGCCGCCCGGTCTTCCGTCGCCGGCACGATCGCGATTTGCTCGTCTCCATCTGCCAATGGGATATCGAGGCGGGAAGCGGCTGCGTTGACCGAGGAGACGCCGGGGACGGAGACGATGTTCACCTCCGGGTGGGCATCCCGCATACACCGGCTCATGTGAATAAACGTGCTGTACAACATCGGATCGCCTTCGGTGACAAACGCCACGTCCTTCCCCAGGGAGAGTCGCTCCCACACCGTCGCCACCGTTTTGTCCCACTCCCGGCGCAATACCTCCTGATCCCGCGTCATGGGAAACACCAAACCCAGCATCTCTTTTTCCGCCGGATTGACGTAGGTTTCCGCGATGGTCAGCGCGTAGCTCTTTTCTCCCATTCGCTTTTTGGGATAGGCGATCACGGGAGATTCCCGCATAATGCGGAACGCCTTGACCGTGATCAGTTCCGGATCACCCGGTCCGACGCCCAATCCATACAAAGTTCCGATTTTACTCATCCGATCTCTCCTCCAATCGCTAAGGCACGTCTGCTTCATTCGCCTTTGTCCGGATGAGCCATGTCCCAGTTTCTTTCATCGCCATCCAACAATGATGAAAACGGGGTTGTACCCCTCCAGTCGGGTCAGATTCAAAATCGGCTTGCTGCGGGCGGTTTGCACCATGGTGACCCGTGTCTCGAATCCGGCTTTCGACAGTCCTTCCCGTGTCTGATGCAACGTCTCCAATGTCGCCGCATTGACCACGATCCGTCCTCCCGGTTTCAACCGTTCGCAGCAGACCCGCAGCAATTCCTGCAGTTCGCCGCCGCTGCCGCCGATAAAGACCGCGTCTGGATCGGGGAGCGGATCCAACCCGTCTGGCGCCTTGGCGTGAATAACGGCAAAATCGGTGCGAAATTTTATTTTGTTGGCTTCGATATTGGTTAAATCCGCTTCATTTTTCTCAATGGCAAACACCTGGCCAAAAGGGGCCAGCCGTGCCGCCTCCACCGAAACCGAACCGGAACCGGCCCCGATGTCCCACACTACGCTGTCAGGGGCCAATTGCATTTCGGACAGGCTGAGAACACGCACCTCTTTTTTGGTGATCAGCCCTTTATCCGGTTTGCGCTGGGCAAACTCATGGTCGTCGATGCCCAACCCCCAACGCGGCGGATCGGCGTCTGACTTCCACTTGAGAATGACAATATTGAGAGGAGAGAATGATGCTTCGGCCATCTCCTCCAACTCCCACCAACCGCACCGTTCCTCTTCGCCGCCCAGATTTTCGGCGACGAACGCCCGGTATTCGGACATGCCGAACCGAATGAGATAACGGGCGATGGCGGACGGATCGTTGGTCGCATCGGTCAACAAAGCCACTTTCTCCTTACCGTCGATCCGCTGTGCCAATCCCTCCAACTTGCGCCCATGCACACTTTCGACCGCCGCATCCTGCCAGCTCTCTTTCATGCGGGCGGACGCCAGTTGCAACGAGCTCAAATGTGGGTGAATCTCCACCTGATCCGGGCCTAGTTTGCGTGCGATCAGCCCGGCAATCCCGTAAAACAACGGATCGCCGGACGCCAGCACGACGACCCGTCCGTGATGTCTCGCCCGGTCGATCCGTTCCAACACCACACTGAGACCGTTTTTAATCGGAATCCGCTCAGCGGAACTCTCGGGAAAAAACGCTAAATGCCGCTCTCCTCCGACCAAGGTGTCCGCCTCTTCAATCCACCGGTTGTAGGCGGGAAACAACCCGTTGGCCCCGTCATCCCCCACACCGATGATTTTCACGGGATGCATCATGACCATACCGACCTCCCCAACAATGCGCCCTTCATCGTGACCAGCACCGTTTCCACAGTGATGCCGCCGCCCGCGTGCTCCCACCCCCGCCGACAAACCAATTGGCTCAACCGTTCAAAAAAAGCCGGATACCCCGCCTGTTCCATCAACTGCCCGGCATGCGTCGCCGTATTGGCCTGCCGGACCACCTCCACCACCTCGGGCGGAGCGCCCACCTCCCGGGCAACATCAGCTAAAAAGCCGAAATCGACGGGAGCGCTTTTGGAATGAACCATCATCACTCCCTGGGCCACTTTGGAGAATTTGCCCATCATCCCCACCAGTGTCGCTTTTTCCGCCCCCGCCCGTTTGGCTTGCTGCAAAGCGAATCCGACAAAATCGCCCATCTGGATGAATGCCTCTTCCGGCAGATCGGGAAACAATTTCATGGCGTGTTTCTCACTGCTTCCTCCCGTCGTCAACACGAGATGACGACAACCGCCCGCCAGTGCTACGCGGATCGCCTGGGCCACACTGGCGCGATAGGCTGCTGTCGAAAACGGCACCACGATGCCGCGCGTCCCCAGGATGGAGATGCCACCGACGATCCCAAGCCGCTCGTTCAGCGTCTTTTTGGCGATCTCCTCACCTCCCGGGACGGAGATCACCACGTGGACCCCCCTCTCCATCCTGTAGCGGGTCAATACTTCATCTACCGTTTGGCGCAACATTTTTCGCGGCACGGGATTGATCGCCGCCTCTCCCACCGGGACGGGCAACCCCGGCTTGGTGACGCGGCCCACTCCAGGACCGCCGTCGATGTGCACGCCGGGCTCCTCGCTCCAGGAAACGGTAGCAACGATTTCGGCACCGTGTGTGGCGTCAGGATCATCCCCTGCATCCTTGATCACGCTGCACCGCGCTTCCCCCGCCGTAACCGTCCCTTTTTCCACGATAAAAACGACCGTTTGTCCGATGGGCAATGTGATTGCCACCTGATCGGGAACCCGTCCGGTGATGAGCGCCGTCAGTGCGGCTTTTGCCGCGGCGGTCGCACACGATCCGGTCGTATATCCGTGTCGCATTTCCCGCTGATCGGTCGCTTCCGTCGCCTGTTTCATGACCGCTCCCTCACTTCTGCCGTTCCGCCATCAACGACAACGCGTTGACAATCGCCACGGCCGTCGGACTGCCTCCTTTTCTGCCCCGGTTGGTAATGAACGGTACGTCCAGTTTGGCCAGCTCTTCTTTGGATTCGGCGGCTGACACGAAACCCACGGGGACACCGACGATCAGGCCGGGCTTCGCCTCCCCCGTCCGAACCAGCCGGATTAGCTCCAAGAGGGCTGTCGGGGCATTGCCGATTGCGAAAATGCCGCCTTCCGCTTCACGCACGGCTTTGCGCATCGACACGATCGCCCGCGTCGTCCCTAAGCGTTTCGCTTCTGCTGCCACATCCGGATCAGAGATGTACACCCGTACATCCCCGCCGAACCGCTCAATCCGCGGTTTGCTGATCCCCACCTGCACCATCTGGACGTCCGCCACAACCGGCTTGCCCGCAAGAATCGCCTCGATCCCGGACCGGATGGCATCGGGGTGAAACAGCAAGCTCTGGCCCAACTCAAAATCGGCCGAGGAGTGAATCACCCGCTGGACGACAGGAAATTGCTCATCCGTAAACGGGTGCTCGCCCAATTCCTCGGTGATCAT from Polycladomyces subterraneus includes these protein-coding regions:
- the cobM gene encoding precorrin-4 C(11)-methyltransferase, encoding MSLEPKVYIVGAGPGDPDLITVKGLRILQEADVVVYTDSLVSQDLVARAKIDAQIYPSAGMTLEEIAQTMISHVRRGESVVRLHTGDPAVFGATFEQMALLREKGVPFEVVPGVSSVFASAAVLGVELTIPELTQTVIFTRAEGRTPVPEKERLAELARHHTTIALFLSATLAKKVTRELITAGWSEETPVAVVQRATWPDQKVVRTTLGRLDQDMREAGIRSHAMILAGWALDPDLEEKGTYRSKLYDKTFTHSYRRGVNSHEQ
- the cobI gene encoding precorrin-2 C(20)-methyltransferase, with the translated sequence MSKIGTLYGLGVGPGDPELITVKAFRIMRESPVIAYPKKRMGEKSYALTIAETYVNPAEKEMLGLVFPMTRDQEVLRREWDKTVATVWERLSLGKDVAFVTEGDPMLYSTFIHMSRCMRDAHPEVNIVSVPGVSSVNAAASRLDIPLADGDEQIAIVPATEDRAAMKKALLEHDAVVFLKVAKVLDQMIDLLRELELIDKAMVVSKATSEQEMIWRHVEELAGARLGYLTLMVVRK
- the cbiE gene encoding precorrin-6y C5,15-methyltransferase (decarboxylating) subunit CbiE, whose amino-acid sequence is MHPVKIIGVGDDGANGLFPAYNRWIEEADTLVGGERHLAFFPESSAERIPIKNGLSVVLERIDRARHHGRVVVLASGDPLFYGIAGLIARKLGPDQVEIHPHLSSLQLASARMKESWQDAAVESVHGRKLEGLAQRIDGKEKVALLTDATNDPSAIARYLIRFGMSEYRAFVAENLGGEEERCGWWELEEMAEASFSPLNIVILKWKSDADPPRWGLGIDDHEFAQRKPDKGLITKKEVRVLSLSEMQLAPDSVVWDIGAGSGSVSVEAARLAPFGQVFAIEKNEADLTNIEANKIKFRTDFAVIHAKAPDGLDPLPDPDAVFIGGSGGELQELLRVCCERLKPGGRIVVNAATLETLHQTREGLSKAGFETRVTMVQTARSKPILNLTRLEGYNPVFIIVGWR
- a CDS encoding precorrin-8X methylmutase translates to MTPREFQPVTTRPEEIEQLSFRMITEELGEHPFTDEQFPVVQRVIHSSADFELGQSLLFHPDAIRSGIEAILAGKPVVADVQMVQVGISKPRIERFGGDVRVYISDPDVAAEAKRLGTTRAIVSMRKAVREAEGGIFAIGNAPTALLELIRLVRTGEAKPGLIVGVPVGFVSAAESKEELAKLDVPFITNRGRKGGSPTAVAIVNALSLMAERQK